In Halapricum desulfuricans, a single window of DNA contains:
- a CDS encoding lysylphosphatidylglycerol synthase domain-containing protein: MVGLVVLWQSAWGLCLHTVLRALGTPISRARAILVFVAATFANQVTPFGQAGGEPISALLVSEAADTEYEDGLAAIASVDTLHFFPSIGMAITGFALFVVRGFDLRYRAVWAASRQRSFSGLSLRLGLRRLPRRLPSSSTGG, translated from the coding sequence ATGGTCGGTCTCGTCGTCCTCTGGCAGAGCGCCTGGGGACTCTGTCTGCACACTGTCCTGCGTGCACTCGGGACGCCGATTTCCCGGGCACGAGCGATTCTCGTGTTCGTCGCCGCGACGTTTGCGAACCAGGTCACGCCGTTCGGCCAGGCCGGTGGCGAACCGATCAGTGCGCTCCTGGTTTCCGAGGCTGCCGACACAGAGTACGAGGACGGATTGGCTGCCATCGCCAGCGTCGACACGCTCCATTTCTTCCCGTCGATCGGGATGGCGATCACCGGGTTTGCGTTATTCGTCGTGCGCGGGTTCGACTTGCGCTACCGGGCGGTCTGGGCGGCGTCGAGACAGCGTTCATTCTCCGGGTTGTCTCTACGACTGGGATTGCGACGACTACCGCGACGGCTGCCGTCGTCATCTACCGGGGGGTGA